A genomic window from Triticum urartu cultivar G1812 chromosome 7, Tu2.1, whole genome shotgun sequence includes:
- the LOC125521861 gene encoding MDIS1-interacting receptor like kinase 1-like, with translation MQLWSRPAKTLPIALNGQAIVNSLTENNKKMVWVSRMVRDDELHIIQVQAIAGISLPTTLVVKKFQNENLALQVDDNVKYHYISEMFLLASNSHDNIIKVVDLIQWEDAIMLVYEYPVNGSLQSWLHQPMDAGRPLSWPVRRLIAIGVAKGLCHMHHRCKRPIIHNNINSNNILLDQNFKPVIASFDAAQMNMAGLDQPLPMVGLPLGNFGYAAPEYGVAASELTEKVDTYSFGVLMLELVTGRMANEAGADGHLATWAWKNFTKLMANQQEMFQSAVDRDIPDQARYMKEMATVFMLGVDCTVGNPQQRPSMRMALKRLRRGCGRGPFRGLLTCYLL, from the exons ATGCAGCTCTGGAGCCGTCCTGCCAAGACACTGCCTATTGCGCTCAATGGACAGGCCATAGTCAACAGCCTTACTGAAAATAATAAGAAAATGGTGTGGGTTAGCAGAATGGTAAGGGATGACGAACTCCACATAATACAGGTTCAAGCCATTGCTGGCATCAGTCTCCCAACTACGCTGGTCGTCAAGAAGTTCCAGAATGAAAACCTAGCACTACAAGTGGATGACAATGTCAAGTACCACTACATTTCAGAGATGTTCCTGTTAGCCAGCAATTCTCACGACAACATCATCAAAGTTGTAGACCTCATCCAGTGGGAAGACGCCATCATGCTTGTCTATGAGTATCCGGTGAATGGCAGCCTTCAATCCTGGCTGCACCAACCCATGGATGCTGGTCGGCCGCTGAGCTGGCCAGTGAGGAGGCTCATTGCCATCGGCGTGGCCAAAGGACTCTGCCACATGCACCACAGATGCAAAAGACCGATTATCCACAACAACATCAACTCGAACAACATCTTGCTTGATCAGAATTTCAAGCCTGTAATAGCCAGTTTTGACGCTGCACAGATGAATATGGCCGGGCTCGACCAACCGTTGCCAATGGTTGGCCTGCCTCTTGGTAACTTTGGGTACGCAGCTCCGG AATATGGGGTGGCAGCAAGCGAGCTGACGGAGAAGGTTGACACTTACAGCTTTGGGGTGCTCATGCTGGAGCTTGTCACGGGGCGGATGGCCAATGAAGCTGGAGCCGATGGTCATTTGGCGACCTGGGCGTGGAAGAACTTCACTAAGCTGATGGCAAACCAACAGGAAATGTTCCAGAGTGCCGTGGACAGGGACATCCCAGATCAAGCGCGGTACATGAAGGAGATGGCAACTGTGTTCATGCTGGGCGTGGATTGCACCGTTGGGAATCCGCAGCAAAGGCCGTCCATGCGGATGGCTCTCAAACGACTGCGCCGCGGCTGTGGCCGTGGCCCATTCCGTGGCCTCCTCACCTGCTATCTGCTGTGA